GGTATGTCTTGTCCATACTACTTTTCCTCTATGAAAAGCTGTTAAAAAAGTAAAGTATTCCCAAGCTAGCATTTTCAGTGCGACTGGGCGAACCATACTGCTGCCGACATAAGCATAGGACCGACAATTTTTACAAGACCAAATGTCTTACCTGTAAATGAAACCAACTACTAAGGAATTAAAGAATAATTTATCCTTTTATGCAAACAAATTGAATAAAGGAATCTTCATATAGGAATAATCTAGCCACTTCGTTCGATGTTTCACATTATCGTACCTTATTGAGCAATACTATCGAACTTAATTTAGCGATTTTATCACACTTCACTGGGAGATTCATTGACATCAGTCATCTAAAAAACACAAGGATTAagaacatatttgaaaaaaaattaatctttcatatttttCCCATAGATCATCGAGTTTCCAAATAAGGATGTTTACAACTTCATACCGCAAactttaacacacacatatacagtataaacttatCACCACATATGTGTATTTGTAAAAGTCACATTGTCTTTTTAGCTTTTTAAATCAATCTAATTGAGGGTGGGGTCTGTATGAAGGAAATATTTGTCACTACAGAGTCTTATATCAAAATGAAAGCAACACGACGAAACAGGTAATGGCTTAGTGGGATTCGAACCATTGTATATTAGGAATGAGTCTATGCTAAACCCATCAAGGGACCCAGTGGGTCTAGTGTATCATACTCGACCTTCGTAGTGGATCTGTGATTCAAGTTTTTAATTTCTACCTATAAGAAGTTGAATAAATGGAGAAGCAtaacaacaaattcttcttttcctTCTAAACGGAAGCCAGGGAAAGATGTAGAAAACAAGAGAAGGGTTGATGTAACATGACTGATGCTACAgcgctgaccaaattttaattttgagacatgttgtatagtaatgcgtagaatatagaaattcccttttaatggcatttgtgggttatgaaaaaacctttgatagtgtgcaccggccaattttgtggagagttctgcgttattatggaattcctcttaaatatgtaaatttgattaggtctgttcatgagcatagcaggttcaaagttgatgttaatggagtcttattagatgaatttccagtgaacagtggagtactccaagggaacgtgttgtcacctacattgtttatcctcttcacagattttgtaatgagtagaacagtcagatatcgtggagaaggattgtactggattggtgaaaggaatttagcagacctaaagtatgctgatgatgctgtccttgttagccaaACGACACAGAATtcgcaatacttgcttaccagagtgcatgaaatatcacacgaggttgggctaaagataaatagaaagaaagagataatgagaatagaatatgtaatggaagatgaaacatcattggaaggagaaaggattaatgaggtagaatcattcaagtatttaggaattaggaactatgatctacaatacagggtctttagaattagagtttagtgaaagactgaaaaaaacaattttttagaacagtaacaacattaaattagaattttcatatataaattataaaacttcaaataaacaataggaatagaaataagatagaacattgagcccaagtgtaccctcaagcaagagaactctcatccacgacagtggaaggtcatggcactaccgaagactagagaacaacggtttgattttggaatgtcttcccagaagagctgcttgccatagctaaagtctcttctacccttaccgaggggaaagtagtcactgaacaattacagtgcagcggtTAATCTATTGAGCTAAgcatagtttggtaatctcagtgttatcaggtgtatgaggatagaggaaaatctgtaaatattaggccagaccattcggtgtatgtgtaggcaatgaccaaatgatccgtaaccagataaatgtatccattgtagtactgtctggccagtcaacgaacccaataactctctagcagtagtatctcaatgggtggctggtgccctggccaacctactctatatatactgtatatatatatatatatatatatatatatatgtgtgtgtgtgtgtgtgtgtatataaatatatatatatgtatatattcattatatatacacatatatcttcatatatatctatatattaaatgtatatatgtatcttacacacacacacatatatatatatatatatatatatatatatatatatatatatatacatatatacatatatatataatatatatacatatatatatatatatatatatatatatatatatgtatatcatatttatataagtattatggaattcctcttaaatatgtgaatttgattaagtctgttcatgatcataacaagtgcaaagttagtgttaatggagtcttgtcaaatgaatttccaatgaacagcggagtactccaatgggaatgtgttgtcacctatgttgtttattctcctcgtggattttgtaatgcatagaacagtcaagagatggcggagaaggattggactggattggtgataggaaattagcagacctagagtatgctgatgatgctgtccttgctaACAGAACATtaaaggatttgcaaagcttgcttaccagaatgcatgaaatatcacacgagggtgggttgaagataaatagaagaaagacagagatgatgagaatggagtatgcaatggaagatgaaatataattggaagcagaaaaggttaatgaggtagaatcatttaattattttgtcctttagaattagagtttagtgaaagattggaaaaagcaaatcagacaatggctagatgaggtaaaatttggaaatcaaatcgcctgaaattacatataaaaatcagactatatatcagcttagtgagatcgatgttactatatggacacgagtcatggtatggcaatgaaaaaatctccaatagatttagtagatttgagaacaaagccctcagaagaattttgggagttgaatgacaggacaggattagaaatgaaacagtaaaagagattactcgagtgtcatatgtggatgagatcatgatgaggggtagatggaggtagtttaggcatgctcttcgcactgcccaaAAGAGactagtccaccaaacgttcaattgggctccacaaggcattagaagagttggaagacccagacctatatagcCAAGGCCTATGAagagcgaaataggagatgatgaatggagaagtattgaattaaaagctcaagatagagtcaactgacgaaatctaaccgaggcgtagaagatgattatatatatatatatatatatatatatatatatatatatatatatatatatatatatatatatatatatatattatacttttacatgcacacacacacacacacacacacatatatatatatatatatatatatatatatatatatatatacacacacacacatatatatatatatatatatatatatatatacatataatgtgtgtttgtgtgtatggttgtatacacataaaacatataaaaagcGATTTATTCCCAAACACAGAATCCGTGATTTATCGAAATCCCATCCCTCGCATATCGGTTATCAAATTTCCCATTTATTCCACGCCAGTGCCATCGTACCTTGACACCTCTGAAATGAACGCAAATGAATTTCAAATACCAATCATTTCCATCCAACTTTAAACACAAAAAGAAGGTCACCTGATATGTCGATGCCTGTTACAAGATTTGACAGCCAGTAATGATGCGAAGACAAGCATTGAAATGTCGTTAGGATAAATGGtagccaggggggggggggagaatggtgGCGGAGTGGTAGTTGTCTTTGCGCCCCATTTGAATGACTAAAACTATAGCAATTTGTCTTGTTACGAGAGCAGGTGACACAGTTCGATTCAACTACATTCTTCTTCTTGTCACTAAAGTTGTTATTATTGGATATTGAAGTCTATAAGCATCAATTGATGCATGGGACATGTTCTCGACTCTCATAACAGCAAAAGAAAGGAACATAAAGTTACGAAAACTGATAACAACCCTTAAAATTCGGCGATATACGCTTACTCCATTGTTATCTCAAACGAAAAAAGTGTAAAGACATATCATTGTGTTTTATGCAGATGAGATAAACAGATCGGTTCGGTTATATATCCACTTGCAAAAAGCTTCATGATTTTTCTTATTGTTAGGTTTTAAGATTTCATgttacattttcatttttattgttatcgcTTCAATAACTGGCTGTCTATGTGGACTGATATCGATGTTTATAGATCCTCAAGAATTGGAACTGTAAACGAATAGCCGGAAGTTCTCTGAATATTTTATTCAGTCTCTGCTCGAATaagtatttagaaaaatatatgattaaatgaaAAGAACAGATAAATGATAGAATACAAGACTTGAATCATATGATTTAACGTCACTttactgtaacaaaaaaaaaaaaaaaaaaaaaaagaagcgatatctaaagaaaaaaaaaagatataaaaaatggcAACTTTAGacgataatgaatattttttttttttttttgctagtcttATTTCCGAAAATTTCTCGCTGGCCTTTCCATGTCTGAAAAAAATGGGACGTTAATGAAAATCTTTCTTATTCTATTCTTTAGTTATTTTCTTCATAAGGACTTTGACATCAGATTAACTTCGGTAGAATATTGAACAAACGAAAAGAATTgtcaaatattaataaagataataaacgtaataaaaagaaaatgataaaaaatcaaaaAGTCAATTTCTGAGAAAATATCAGAAATAGAGTACAATAATAACcaaaccatgctaggcggtatatctcagCAATCCGTGTTTTCCAACGGTTATATAAACGGATGAACAACCTGTCAGAGtaacgagagctttgggtgtgaaggaaatgacCCCCTTAATCTCGAtggagtcactggcagcagggtgacggattgggtttaaggcgagagacaagttgtctcttcggcttttaatcctgatgcctggcggttgatcttactggaattatagtccatttcttttagcggggcatatttgcaccgactcgcaacggtgaccttttagcttggaatagtttcttgatcgctgattggttagaatgatcttgtccaaccaatcagcgatcatgaaacttttccgagctaaaagggcaccgttgcaagtcggtgcaaatatgcctcgctaaaagaaattgactatagtatggaccggcagggatcatttgccttagataggcactgcgcatcacaaggaactggctatcctttgatgaatctagccaatgaatcctctgtggtcttttgcgtcaataggcgtaggagatgatgatgatgatgacgataatgaataatcaaaagttAAGGATATAACTTTAATATGTTTCATTATTTTAACTTATTAAAAGAATACCAATATTCTCACAAATGAAAATGCTCAGTGAAGAATCGGTAGACTTTTGATAATGCAAATTAAATTAAACACTTAACGAATATCTTACCAGAGAGAAGTCCTTATATATCTACTGTACACTAAGAGTACTATGTACAactagtgtacccgatccgtcaaaaatgacatctagatatttagatagatatgtaccaATAGATTCAATCTTTCCCactaaagcccccccccccttccctaactacaacctaagggtttcggcaatttgtgggagtgtggtttccgagtgtatctctcggggtacctcATCTCAAcacggtatgattactccctcttccccctgagTAAGAcaggaagagtatatatatatatatatatatatataatatatatatatatatatatatatatatatatatatatatatataatatatatatatatatatatatataaagagagagagagagagacttgctcattattatataagggagattctcaCTCAATCTCTTCTTATCTTTTACTGAATCATTTTCTTCTCGTTTctccttccattatgaaaaataattcaaatatataatttcatcGATAATATAATCTGcgctaaaaagaaattaaaatctaaTGTAGGCTAACACTAAACGGCAATCTTAACGATAATGATAAACAGACTTACTGACAGACATAATCAATGTACCATTATATTTAATCTTCATAAAAGCAAATAAAACAGGAATTAATGTTTTCTTAGAAAATGTTAAGCGAACGAGTCTGATTAATCAATTGATTTCAATAAATGTTTATTGTTTCTATGAATTAACATTTTTTATTTAGTCATTGCAAAACATTTAAAGTTTACGTTGCAAACgaaaattattatgaatttcaAAATATCGAAGGCCCATTTTTATTGTGTAAAGTATTTGTCTGATTGTCACAATAATAGTTAAAATTTTTGCCATTCATCAAAAGACTTTAATTACAAATATCTTCTTAAATCTTTGACTTTCTTGACGATTATTATGTAATCAAGAGCTGGGCGTTTAGCTAAACAATTATGACAGTTGATGACTTAATCGGTTGGATGCTGCCTACAGTGTGCTTTGTTTGACACAATGTGACACTGGACGGTACTGAAGATCCTTTACAGATCCAAATTTCCTCTCAGTCGTATTAATTTGTCTTTTaatctatactactactactactactactactactactactactactactactactactactactactactactattactaataataataataataataataataatgataataatactttctGCCAGAGTGTAATCAGAGTGAGAATAATCCTAAAAATCTacgaataacaaaaaaataaacggTACAATTCATGTTAAGTCATGGAAAATCAAGTGAAAAAATTAACAGCGCTCAAGCGAACGAATGCAATAAACGGGTTGAATCTATACACCGCATCCAAAATGGGACTATCAACGGTAGAATTATGTAGTAGTACTAGTACTATTAATAGTAGTATGGATAATACTTTGCAAGCTCTAAGTTCCTCTTCATCCAAGATGTGACTATCAATTCCTAGCTAAGTTTATGTAGTAGTATTAGTACTAGTCCTGGTAATAGTAAAATTGATAATCCTTTACAAGCCCTTAGTTCCTCTTCATCCAAGATGAGACTATCAATTCCTAGCTATGTCCATGcaatagtactaatactagtaataatagtatGGACAATCCTTTGCAAGCTCCAAGTCCCTCTTCATCCAAGATGTGACTATCAATTCCTAGCTAAATCTATGTAGTGGGACTAGTACTAGTCCTGGTAATAGTATAATGTATAATCCTTTGCAAACTCTAAGTCCCTCTTCATCCATAGTGAGACTATCAATTCCTGGCTAAATCTATGTAGCAGTACTAGTACTAGCAGTATTGATAATCTTTTGCTGAAGTTCAATGATCAATAAGCCTGTCTATCACATGAATTACCTTGAAGAATGCGATAACAAATGAGCAGTCTTTCACATTTTTCTTCGTGTTCAGGAAATGTAATTCATAAGAGCTCGCTTTCTCATTTGTCATCAGTCATCAGACTCATTTGGCCGGTGACTGACGGCTCAATTCGGACCAAATCAATACATTTCGAATATTTATCGTTTGTATGTAACgagttttcatatttcattgtaCAAAAAATGTCATTAAAGATATGAGTTCACATTTCTCCGCTTTTATTCTCATATAAGTTTTTTaatctattgattttatattttggaCGCAATTccattttacaaaaatatcaacAAACATTATCGGCAATTTCTAAAAACAATATTCCAATTACAGATTACTTTTAAAATTCCTTGACTACAGCtacgaaaataaataaatttattgactaatgattctaaaaaaataaagaaaaaaataaaaataaaaggacatGCCACTTGGAAAACTTACCGATGTTTAAGTTACGTTGTTAAAACAACGCATTCTTGGGTTACAAAGTCCCGGGGAACACTTTTGGAGTAGGCCTATATGTGAATGAAACAAAAtgctttatcaaattatatatttacatgatatgGCACTTTTCTTACAAGCCACAACAACTTTGGAATGAATTACcaaaaatagtaatcaaaatacTTTACCAGGAACAATTAAGTGTCTGCATCTCTGTGTAGAGTTGAAGTCTCCAGATTTTTAGTTGTATCCCATAATGTAAAAGATTTTCCTATGTTCCTTTGCTGTTGTCAAACTCCTTAATGACATATTTCAGCTTACTGATAACCAGGGCTACATCTTCATCTCTGACGTCACAATGGATGACCAATCGGACGGCTGTGTCAGTCATTGGGAGCATCCGGGCAATGACTTTCTGACCAATAGCCGAGGCTTCTTCTTCTGTCACCTTTAATAAAGAAAGTATCTAAGCTGTTCATTTCAGGGAGTGATTAGGGCTACGTGAAACACATGATTGGAAAACATACGTGGCATGATACAAAATATTTGTTGTCAGATGAAGGAAAGTAAAGCTGTGAAAAGAGGCAACTTTACAATGGAATAAGAAGTAAAGTTTATTATAGACTTGAACGTCTTACCATTTACTTCAtttactttaaggactgttttCTGGTCTCATTACACAAGGAAACTCTATGCACTACAGGACCTTGATGATCAGTTTTgtcttatacatttttatatatcatCTTAATGCATCACACAGAGGGAAAAATACATGGACCATATTCTCAAAAACTGCCAAAGGGTaaactaaaaacgtaaaaaaagATCTTAGGAACTAAGCAATTCAAAAGATAACGAAGCACAAAAATGAGAAAATTTGGGCGGAACTAAGACTCACTGTGAAGGCTTATACCAACTAGGCCTATTATAGCTATTAGATCAGGGCACTGAGATTAGTCAAGAAGGAAAATGGCAGcaaaacataaatacatatttaatttAGTGCTAATACGAAAACTAACTTTCATATCTAAACTGCATTTATATTTCAAACTGAGACCGAACATTAAAATGGGGTTAGCCAAAGAACGGTAATAAATACAGAACTACCAGATTAAATATTAATGTGACTAACAGAGTTTTTCGGTTTTAAAGAGTTCTGAATGGCTGCACTGAAGAtgtccaacaccccccccccccctctctctctctctctctctctctctctctctctctctctctctctctctctctctctctctctctcatagtacctGTGCCATCCTCGCAGACAGTTGAGCTGGTGACAAGACGTCTGGATTGCACTCGATAAGGAGAATGTTTGTTTGGACGCCTTTTAGGTCAACATACATTGATTTACTGCCGATGTCTGCTACAGCTgtaattatatgaaaagaaaaggaTTGTTATCTAAATTGATCACATTTCGGacggctatttattattattattacttgctaaactgcaaccctagttggaaaagcaggatgctataagcccagaggctccaacaggggaaacagcccagtgaggaaaggaaacaagaaaaaaaaatattctaaggacagtaccaacattaaaataaatatttcccatataaacgataaaaacattaacaaaacaagaggaagagaaattagatagaatagtgtgccccagcgtaccctcaagcaagagaactctaacccaagatagtggaagaccatggtacagaggttatggcactacccgagactagattatgcacacacacacacacagattcaacccttcccaccccattcccctttcctctcggggtactccctctcaccagtgtataactacttcctctcctacttacccgagggacgggaaaaaccgagtagtcatacgtcttgcAACGCCCCctcagcgtgagagagagagagagagactagacctTTAATATATAAGGGCTATTGAtgacatatttatgtaaaatatatttgaaacGCCAAACAAAAGAATATCGATAATCgataaaaatttcatgaaataaaattgtGTTCTTCCTCTTTGTCAACATGGTTCGAGTCTAGATCTGAAAATATGTCAGATATCTATGAATGATTAACATCTATGGCCTAGAGGCTCCCACACTATCATAATTGTCTTTGCAATAATTGCCCTTATCATTCTAAGCCAATACATGTTATCAGTTgtccaataatgaaaaataaaaggtagtaggctggccagggcaccagccacccgttgagttactaccgctagagttattgggtcttttgactggccaaacagtgctacattggatccttctctttggttacggttcattttccttttttataataacaataataataataacaataataataataataacatatttacaCCCAAAAGCAACTGAATTTCATTAATCTCTCGAGAAACATTTGATAATTCAGACCGTCTTAAAGTTTGAATACTTGGTTTTATACGTCTATCATCTTTAATAACTGCATTTCTTCTAACCCTGGAgacattttcttttacttattctgTTTATCAGTTGTTAGGTATTATCCTTAACATTTAATACCATCACACTAACGACCTAAACTAGGAGGTTACCTGATTTCATTTCAAGAATGCGAAAATCACTGTATAATAATTCTGTTACAATAAAATATACTCTGGAAAagcatccggagagagagagagagagagagagagagagagagagagagagagagagagagagagagagagagaataggcaaaAAGCATTTTACGAAAAACTAAACAAAAGTTAGTGTTGTGTACGCAGAAAAATTTAGTTCAAGGATttactttatatagttttaaaaGCGGCAGAAAAATTAATTAGATCTTTAAAATATCAACTTattctgtttattttattgaaatttcacAAGAAACACTTTGTGTTCTTATTCGTattgattgaaagtttttttttttaagattcactGTAGGGAATTTTGACAGAATTATTTAGACGATATTCCAATATCTCTCAACAATATggacataacaacaacaataataataataataatcataatactaataataataaacattcttATTACGAGAATGACTAATAAGgcgaattataaaaggaaaaaaataaattgttgaTCGAAAGTCAAGATGAGTCAGTTCATTCTGTTGTTTCATAATTAGGAATAATTTTGCGTTAAGATCATATCCTAACATCTCAGACCtcgagatggtctggacatgccgTGAGAATGGGGAAAGTAGGTGATATTtccggaataatatatatatatatatatatatatatatatatatatatatatatatagagagagagagagagagagagagagagagagagagagagacttaccttgtGCTATAGTTTTGACATGGGCGTGGTCTCGCACTAGAGTGGGCGCCACGTGATCCAAGGCGTATATGCCAGCCGCAGCTATGACCCCAACCTGCCTCATGCCTCCTCCCAAAACCTTGCGTAACCTGCGTGCCCTGCGGAGAGAAAGGCTTGAATATCAATAGAAATTTTGCGAATGTGTTCCATTATGACATATCATTCATACGAAACATATAAAGTTATCTATTTACTAAATTTAATTGCGTAATATATCCATTCATAACGCACACGCACAAacctaatctcccctatatagtaaagagcaagagtctggctatatatatatatatatatatatatatatatatatatatatatatatatatatatatatatatatatatatatttatacatatatatatatatatatatatatatatatatatatatatatatatatatatatttatacatatatatatatatatatatatatatatatatatatatatatatatatatttatatatacatacatatatatatacatatatatatatatatatatatatgatatatgtatgtatatatatatatatatatatatatatatatatatatgtgtgtgtgtgtatgtgtgtgtgtgtaaaggactATGGAAGGAAGAAAAATTCTTttttaggaaatatcctttgatgcagaagtaaaaGATCTAAATCATCGAataaaggatggactcagttggaaggatcaagttgaaAATATTGGATTTATTTCTATTAAACAAATACATTAATTAACTAATGAAATGTATGGCTGAATAAGATCTACGTAATCTTTTGTGAGCATCTTATTCCTCCTACCTCCTGATTCTTTAAATTAAAATATGTACATTTGTCTGTCTTTGTTGAGATCAAACTAATCCTTCAGTttttttgtatattctaatgtgaaaattattattattattaatattattattattattattattattattattattattattattattatagagtagTTTATAAACATTTAGGTTCAATGTTCATTATGAATGTAGTGTCTGAACACAACTTCATTAAAGCAGCAATCCGTCAAATTTGTTTTTTTATCCTACCGGATAATTTCGCGGAAGTTTGTTTTTCTACGGGACCTACAGATGGCGAAATAAACCTCATTTGAGACACCATAGGAGTTCTGTATGCTTACCTGATAATGAAATCCTTTGTACCAGCGATGACGGATCCTACGGGAGCGCCAAGCCCTTTGCTGAGGCAAAGGGAGACAGAGTCGCAGTGCTCTACGATTCTCGCGGCCGGAACTTGCAGAGCCGCAGCGGCGTTCATTAGTCTGGCTCCGTCCATGTGAAGTGGTAGGCCTAGATCTTTGCAGGTGACCCCGAGCtgaaaataataggaataataattataatattacataataaaatcaatattataagATATGCAtcgtaatattaatattgatatcgaaATGATGGTTTAGGATGAGTAAAATAGTTTAACGTAATCACTGCTACTCTCGTAGGACTAGAAAAACGCTATCATTGGGAAGATGGGTTTATCTATataacacaaacacagacacacatactgtatatatatatatatatatatatatatatatatatatatatatatatatatatatatatatatatattatatattccccCATTACTactccactggagaacaaaggcttcagacatgtccttccacttgtgtctatttatgatctttctatgccagtccacacctgcaaactttcttagttcgtcaatccattgtcttctctttcttcagtgccttgccctgcttcttttgcaatctctagggacccattctgttattcttaatgtccatctattatctgtcattctcattatataccctGCCATCTCCATTAATTTTCTTACtccttattagaatatcctctactttagtttgctctcatatccaattTACTCCTTTTCTcaatgttaatcccatcattattcttttcatggctctctgagttgtgactagcttatgttcgaagcctttagtaaggctacaaatttttctgaagcataagttaatccaggtaggatcatctgattaaatacttttcttattagagaaagtggcatttcaattttcataacatcattttgttttccaaaagctctccaggggaaacacttactgtctatcctaaaaATCTCTAGATGATcaaccataactcttatttgttgcttctctgtattttaattgaacattatcttagttttactcatatttattttcaatcctacatttctgccttctctactcaaatcttctgtcatcttttgcacTTCCTCCCATCCTTCActaaacaaaacaatgtcatctgtTTTTAATAATGGGTGTTCTCTGGACCCCCACTCTTACATAGATAATGGcaatttgaatacacacacatctatatatgtgtatatatatatgtgtatgtgtatatatatatatatatatatatatatgtgtatatatatatgtgtatgtgtatgtatatatatata
The DNA window shown above is from Palaemon carinicauda isolate YSFRI2023 chromosome 37, ASM3689809v2, whole genome shotgun sequence and carries:
- the LOC137629647 gene encoding uncharacterized protein isoform X4, whose product is MRSDTITQPSQGMKEAMMSAPLGDDVFQEDPTVLALQDKVAKLLGKEDALFVPTGTMGNLICVLNHCRSRGSEVLLGHLSHIHIYEQGGISQLGGVHPRTLRNLPDGTFSLDELKRFVRKDDVHLPVTELVCIENTHNVAGGRVLPLIWLQALGVTCKDLGLPLHMDGARLMNAAAALQVPAARIVEHCDSVSLCLSKGLGAPVGSVIAGTKDFIIRARRLRKVLGGGMRQVGVIAAAGIYALDHVAPTLVRDHAHVKTIAQAVADIGSKSMYVDLKGVQTNILLIECNPDVLSPAQLSARMAQVTEEEASAIGQKVIARMLPMTDTAVRLVIHCDVRDEDVALVISKLKYVIKEFDNSKGT
- the LOC137629647 gene encoding uncharacterized protein isoform X2; its protein translation is MTSQGDEGYVVVDMRSDTITQPSQGMKEAMMSAPLGDDVFQEDPTVLALQDKVAKLLGKEDALFVPTGTMGNLICVLNHCRSRGSEVLLGHLSHIHIYEQGGISQLGGVHPRTLRNLPDGTFSLDELKRFVRKDDVHLPVTELVCIENTHNVAGGRVLPLIWLQALGVTCKDLGLPLHMDGARLMNAAAALQVPAARIVEHCDSVSLCLSKGLGAPVGSVIAGTKDFIIRARRLRKVLGGGMRQVGVIAAAGIYALDHVAPTLVRDHAHVKTIAQAVADIGSKSMYVDLKGVQTNILLIECNPDVLSPAQLSARMAQVTEEEASAIGQKVIARMLPMTDTAVRLVIHCDVRDEDVALVISKLKYVIKEFDNSKGT
- the LOC137629647 gene encoding uncharacterized protein isoform X1; protein product: MGTVDKGDEGYVVVDMRSDTITQPSQGMKEAMMSAPLGDDVFQEDPTVLALQDKVAKLLGKEDALFVPTGTMGNLICVLNHCRSRGSEVLLGHLSHIHIYEQGGISQLGGVHPRTLRNLPDGTFSLDELKRFVRKDDVHLPVTELVCIENTHNVAGGRVLPLIWLQALGVTCKDLGLPLHMDGARLMNAAAALQVPAARIVEHCDSVSLCLSKGLGAPVGSVIAGTKDFIIRARRLRKVLGGGMRQVGVIAAAGIYALDHVAPTLVRDHAHVKTIAQAVADIGSKSMYVDLKGVQTNILLIECNPDVLSPAQLSARMAQVTEEEASAIGQKVIARMLPMTDTAVRLVIHCDVRDEDVALVISKLKYVIKEFDNSKGT
- the LOC137629647 gene encoding uncharacterized protein isoform X3 — encoded protein: MGDEGYVVVDMRSDTITQPSQGMKEAMMSAPLGDDVFQEDPTVLALQDKVAKLLGKEDALFVPTGTMGNLICVLNHCRSRGSEVLLGHLSHIHIYEQGGISQLGGVHPRTLRNLPDGTFSLDELKRFVRKDDVHLPVTELVCIENTHNVAGGRVLPLIWLQALGVTCKDLGLPLHMDGARLMNAAAALQVPAARIVEHCDSVSLCLSKGLGAPVGSVIAGTKDFIIRARRLRKVLGGGMRQVGVIAAAGIYALDHVAPTLVRDHAHVKTIAQAVADIGSKSMYVDLKGVQTNILLIECNPDVLSPAQLSARMAQVTEEEASAIGQKVIARMLPMTDTAVRLVIHCDVRDEDVALVISKLKYVIKEFDNSKGT